The nucleotide sequence ttttcaaattcgACAAAAGCCCTCGAAACCAACCACTTCGATCGATCTAACCAACCATCTCAGTGTTCCAGGTGTGCTGTACCAGGATgaaagcagcagcaactaCAATGGACGGTTGCAAGCGGGCGATCGCAGGCTAGCAAATGCTAATGATGTAGACTCGGCTTCTGCTTCCGCCTCTGCgtctgcttctgcttccGCTTCTGCTTCCGCTTCCGTCTCTGTGTCTGTCTCTGGCGATTTCAATCTCGATTTACAATCGCTAATGGCGTCCGAAATAAGCTCTGTTTATCCAGCCACGTTGAACCCAGACCGGTCTGGGAAGACTCCTAACACTTCCAAGTTCATCAGCGAGAAAACGGGCAACGATAAGCAGTTCTTTATATTCACTTCGGCTGGGAAACTGGTGTTTTCTCAATCGGAAAACGAGTCGCATGCCATGGGACTTACGGGTATCATGCACACAGTCATGAACTATTTCAACATAAACGATAACACTGTCATGAAACAATTCTCCACATACGACGCCAAGGGAGTCATGACTCGGTTTGTGTTCGCAGACAGAAATCACATCAAGTTGATGGTCCGGTGCAGCAACAATTACGAGACAACTGCACAATTGCAACAGCAGTTGGACCTTGTGTACTCCTACATCATCTCGTCCGTCTCGCAACGAAATTTGAATAAGTTAATGACGAAAAGATCCAATTTCGACTTGCAGCATTATTTTACAGACTTGGATCAGCAAATGATAAAGTTGTTGTGCGATTCTTTGGCAACTCAACCACGCATCAGCTGGTTTTCCAGCAGTCTACAGTGCCTACCAATGCTACCAAAAAAACGGAATGCAATTAATTCGGTGTTATCCTCCACTTACTTGGACTTCAATATCTCAAATTACAATGGCCAGATCCTTTACACTTTGGTCACATCGCTCGATTTGAAGTTAATCTCGATATTGAGACCTTCAAACCATACCCTCCATACTATGGACTTACAAATCTTGTTTGAGCTCGTTAGGTTCCAGCTCGCAGATTTATTGCTAAATAAAGTGTTATGGTTCCCCATATGCTTCCCAAAGTTTAATGACAACGGTTTCTTATACGCGTTGATTAAGGTTTTGCCAAATAACACCATAATTATGGTGATTAGCTCTCAAAAGGATGTATTCAATACAATAAATGAGTTCGTGGACAAAATTGGCGCTAAGATGGTGGAAAACAAACACTGTGACAACCTAGAGTTCCCATTGTTAGATTGGCATAGAAAATTCCCATACATTAATCACTTTATTTACAAGCTAAAGCGTACGGTGCAAATATACACGCCTTCCGAGCCAACAAATGAAATGTTACAATTATATAATCATCTAAAAACTATTTGTGAGGATGACCAAGGCCGGACCTTAAATAAGTCATCAGTCACAATGCTACGATGGAAAAGTGAATCTTTTCCAGGTCAACTATCAGGGGTATACTGGGTAACTGAAAAGTTCGAGCTTTACATGTTACTAAATGACATTAACATTTCAAATCAATCGGTGCTAAAAACAGCTAAACGTTTAATTCAGCAAATGCGCGATATGGAGTCATACTTGTTCATCTCCAGAGGAGTTACTTTCTGAGACTTGTTGCTGTTCTTAGGAATAATTCCCAATTTTACCTTAGTGCTCTTTGATATCTCTACCTCGCGGATGAACTGATTCATACGATCAATTAAAGAACTTTTAACAGCAGACATCTTTTCCTCATCCATATCAAATTTAAGTGATTCCTTACGATCATTCTTGTCGGAGTTTATTCTCTTGTCTTCCATGATCAAACAGCTCTGTTCCGGACTGAATGTTCCTCTCAATTTCCGGTACCACAACCCGCATGCATTGCACAAGGTGGATTTCCCCCATGGCCCATTACGCCATTCGATGGTTTCCAAACACTCACAGTGCACACAGTATTTAGGTCCGTCTCTTTTGAATTGGAACCATGATGGCAAGACCAATTGATCCATTTTTATATCTTCATTGTTGTGAACGTCAAGGCAATCGTGTTTGATCATTTTAACTCGAATTTGATCCGTAAACTGCTTTATTCCCTTGAGTTCTGCTTGAAGTAATACCATTGATCCATAGTCGAACTCTTCCATTAAAACCTTCACTTTCATCAAAATAACTTGTAACTCCTCTTTATTCCTTAATAACTCTTCTCTTAAGCGGTCTATTTGGGCGTCAGTATTCAGAGAGGTGGGTGCGAACAAGTCTTTCAAGGGCGGAAGTTTGCATCTCTTGCTATCATTGCATTTTATCGGTGCAAGTGTTGTTGAAACTACCATGGGACTCTAACAGCGGCGCTTCCCTTTTGTTAATATCTATTTGTTACTTCGCTAGGCCCACCTTTTTAACTACTATCTACCTCATCGACACCAATCTTATCATTTTCCTGCAGGAACCTCCGAAAAAATATCGAGTTGAGTACCGGACTTATATATGAATATGTATGTAGATGTAGAGATATAACTCGCTCCTAAGGTTTCAAATTCGCATACCTACAACGTTTCTCATTTACCGGCTCTGGGTTCTCGTCTCTTTATGATATCCATCGAATGAAAAACAACTTACATAAAACTACAgtaaaaaatatatatgcatgTACGAACCATGCTAGAAACCTAGTCaattaatattattgaagaattccTAGTTGTTGTTATATTTGGAGACGACAAATTTTGGGCCGCATAGTGGAATTCGTTCGCTAtgtattttcttcttctgaattTCAGGTAGGACGCGCACAGCCTTATACTTTCAAAAAGGTAAAAGAGAAGACCCGttctaaagaaaaaaatatatttaaaaTAAGAAACTTTATGTATCAAGGGTTTTTTGACCATCTCATTTATTAAGAAACAAGGGAGCTCTTAATTGAAACATCGGTAATAGACACCCGGCTTTGAACTAGGAATAAACCGGGAATGAAATTGGTTTCATTTGCGTTCATATGCTGGCTGCTGTCTTTGTCAATCGTGAATGCATTTCAAGATGACTTGTTAAAAAATTGCGATCAATCGGGGTTCTGTCATCGAAATCGGATGTATGCTGGGCGCATTCAGAAGACTCGTAATTTCTACTACagtattgatattgatagTCTAAAGTTCAACTACAATACCGATGCTGTCCGAGGTATAATTCATAAAACGGTAAAAgcaaatcaaaaagagGTTCAAATTCCGTTATACTTCACCTTAAGACTTCTGGACGACGATAAGATTAGATTCCAACTCAACGAAGCCAGAGATACAGTTACCATAGATAAATCAGGTCTCAACCCTGTAAGATACAGCAAGGCAGATGAGTGGGCTTTTGATCCGGAATACAATCCATGGTTCTGGCAAGGGACCGTCAAGCCACCTGGTTTCTGGAACAAAAACCAATACACCGTTCAGGCTAAAAAATTCACTCTTCAAATCAATGTTAAAAGGTTTAGCATAAAGGTTCTGTATGATTCACGAGAGATTGTTACTATTAATGACCAACAAATGTTAAATTTCGAGCATTACAGATCTCTGGAACAAAATTTCGAGAGTCTGAATGAGGAAGAGGAACCTTTCAATATGTTCCAAGACAGTTTCAAGGATTCTCGTGCGGATTCAATTCCTTTTGGTCCCGAATCAGTTGCTCTAGACTTCAAATTCCATGGTATAAACAATTTATATGGTATCCCAGAGCATGCCGATTCAATGAGACTTCGCGACACATCAAACTCTGATCCGTACCGCCTTTACAACGTTGATGTCTTCCAATATAATTTGAACTCGACTATGCCAATGTATGGTGCGGTTCCATTCTTGATTGgtgttaaagaaaagatttcAGTGGGTATATTCTGGATCAACCCTTCGGATACATGGGTGGATATACGATACAATAAAAATGCTGCCTCTTCTCATTGGATGTCTGAATCTGGTGTTATAGATTTCATCATAATTGTGCAAGATACGCCTAAGCATGTAACAGAGTCGTATGTTAATATTACTGGGAAACCCTTGTTACCTTTAATGTCTTCCATTGGATACCACCAGTGTAGATGGAACTACAACGACGAAAAAGACGTCCTTACTGTTGATTCGCTAATGGATAAATGGCAGGTACCATACGATTTTATTTGGTTGGATTTAGAATATGCAGATGAGAAAAAGTATTTCACGTGGAAGCCAGATGCTTTCCCTAATCCCAAAAGATTATTAACGAAACTAGATAAACTTAAAAGAAATTTGGTGACCCTTATAGACCCACATATCAAATCCAACTATAAAATCAGTAATGCTATTCTATCTGCTGGTGTCGCTGTACAAAATGCCTTGAATAAACCATTCCATGGACAATGTTGGCCAGGGGAATCCATATGGATTGATACTTTTAATCCAGCTGCTCGGGAATTATGGTCAAAATTTGTGCATACATTCGTCAATGCTGCATCAAATTTGCACATATGGAATGATATGAACGAACCTTCGATATTTGATGGTCCAGAGACAACAGCACCAAAGGATTTGTTGCATTATGACGGATACGAAGAAAGATCAGTGCATAACTTATATGGGTTGACGGTCCACCAAGCTACATATGATTCatttattgaaatgaatCCAAACAAAAGACCTTTCATTCTAACCAGATCTTTCTTCTCGGGATCTCAAAGAACAGCGGCAAGTTGGACTGGTGATAACGTCGCAAATTGGGATTATCTTGAATTGTCAATTCCTATGGTGTTAAGTCATAATATCGTTGGTATGCCCAACACGGGGGCAGATATTGCCGGCTTTTTCGGTGACCCAGATGACGAGCTTTTGATTCGCTGGTATCAGGCAGGTATTTGGTACCCATTTTTCAGGGCACATGCTCACATTGATaccaagagaagagaaCCCTACTTATTAAACGAACCAACAAGATCCATTGTTAGGGAAACTATCAAACTCAGGTATCAATTATTGCCTACTTTCTAT is from Kluyveromyces marxianus DMKU3-1042 DNA, complete genome, chromosome 2 and encodes:
- the MON1 gene encoding guanine nucleotide exchange factor MON1; this translates as MQRSTSFQIRQKPSKPTTSIDLTNHLSVPGVLYQDESSSNYNGRLQAGDRRLANANDVDSASASASASASASASASASVSVSVSGDFNLDLQSLMASEISSVYPATLNPDRSGKTPNTSKFISEKTGNDKQFFIFTSAGKLVFSQSENESHAMGLTGIMHTVMNYFNINDNTVMKQFSTYDAKGVMTRFVFADRNHIKLMVRCSNNYETTAQLQQQLDLVYSYIISSVSQRNLNKLMTKRSNFDLQHYFTDLDQQMIKLLCDSLATQPRISWFSSSLQCLPMLPKKRNAINSVLSSTYLDFNISNYNGQILYTLVTSLDLKLISILRPSNHTLHTMDLQILFELVRFQLADLLLNKVLWFPICFPKFNDNGFLYALIKVLPNNTIIMVISSQKDVFNTINEFVDKIGAKMVENKHCDNLEFPLLDWHRKFPYINHFIYKLKRTVQIYTPSEPTNEMLQLYNHLKTICEDDQGRTLNKSSVTMLRWKSESFPGQLSGVYWVTEKFELYMLLNDINISNQSVLKTAKRLIQQMRDMESYLFISRGVTF
- a CDS encoding zinc finger DNA binding domain-containing protein, whose translation is MVVSTTLAPIKCNDSKRCKLPPLKDLFAPTSLNTDAQIDRLREELLRNKEELQVILMKVKVLMEEFDYGSMVLLQAELKGIKQFTDQIRVKMIKHDCLDVHNNEDIKMDQLVLPSWFQFKRDGPKYCVHCECLETIEWRNGPWGKSTLCNACGLWYRKLRGTFSPEQSCLIMEDKRINSDKNDRKESLKFDMDEEKMSAVKSSLIDRMNQFIREVEISKSTKVKLGIIPKNSNKSQKVTPLEMNKYDSISRIC
- the ROT2 gene encoding glucan 1,3-alpha-glucosidase ROT2, yielding MKLVSFAFICWLLSLSIVNAFQDDLLKNCDQSGFCHRNRMYAGRIQKTRNFYYSIDIDSLKFNYNTDAVRGIIHKTVKANQKEVQIPLYFTLRLLDDDKIRFQLNEARDTVTIDKSGLNPVRYSKADEWAFDPEYNPWFWQGTVKPPGFWNKNQYTVQAKKFTLQINVKRFSIKVLYDSREIVTINDQQMLNFEHYRSLEQNFESLNEEEEPFNMFQDSFKDSRADSIPFGPESVALDFKFHGINNLYGIPEHADSMRLRDTSNSDPYRLYNVDVFQYNLNSTMPMYGAVPFLIGVKEKISVGIFWINPSDTWVDIRYNKNAASSHWMSESGVIDFIIIVQDTPKHVTESYVNITGKPLLPLMSSIGYHQCRWNYNDEKDVLTVDSLMDKWQVPYDFIWLDLEYADEKKYFTWKPDAFPNPKRLLTKLDKLKRNLVTLIDPHIKSNYKISNAILSAGVAVQNALNKPFHGQCWPGESIWIDTFNPAARELWSKFVHTFVNAASNLHIWNDMNEPSIFDGPETTAPKDLLHYDGYEERSVHNLYGLTVHQATYDSFIEMNPNKRPFILTRSFFSGSQRTAASWTGDNVANWDYLELSIPMVLSHNIVGMPNTGADIAGFFGDPDDELLIRWYQAGIWYPFFRAHAHIDTKRREPYLLNEPTRSIVRETIKLRYQLLPTFYTAFHDSHERGIPIMNPMLYEHPDMKIFYNIDDQFYLGEQGILVKPVTKPNVDQVSVSFPSGRFYDLYTLKIVHDGKARTQTVSAPLEKVPAFIKGGHIISRKDRYRRSSSLMKNDPYTLVIAPSSKSTAKGRLYIDDGETFEYKSGQYLEVEFELKNGILTNTVIHKPTLNPESFVDIPIEKVIMTGLRTTTITDLNLKIGEDWELRL